A portion of the Halobacterium hubeiense genome contains these proteins:
- a CDS encoding TrkH family potassium uptake protein, which produces MRVETDTVARDVGRIVQAVSLMMVASILVAAVNREFYTIPAFLASAVITGGIGTGLARRYRDAAPPEKRDAMVTAASSWALVGILGGLPFLFIAWTIQVDPFPVWANTPPMDSTTAIFLHPLDAVFESMSGFTGTGLTMAAVEEKLPRSLHWWRSLIEWIGGVGVIVLTVAILRRNGGGGSYTLYESEARSEKIHPSIVTTVQEIWKIFVGLTVGSILLFLLAGMPLWDAINHGMTGIATGGFSVHAESIGYYDSPLIEYATVPIMVAGSIAFPIHYLLFKGELRNFYADLQTRWVFLWFAGGSLALTGILYANGQYATLEETFRVSLFQFVSATSNTGFGSAAVGGGTEQVWSAGATLLTCLGMLTGGAAGSTTSGLKLIRVATLIKGTVWQIQEVFRPDTAIRYLRIGERKLGEQHAEREYTEATVVFVLWITFLAIGVAVLLRVLSPAYPLEYVIFDVMSAQSNVGLDSGITGPGMPDTAKAMLIINMWVGRLEIIPVAVLLGTIFRRFNLYQ; this is translated from the coding sequence ATGAGAGTTGAGACGGACACGGTCGCACGCGACGTTGGCCGCATCGTGCAGGCAGTCTCACTGATGATGGTCGCCTCTATCCTCGTGGCAGCTGTCAACCGAGAGTTCTACACCATTCCCGCGTTCCTCGCCTCTGCCGTTATCACGGGTGGAATTGGAACCGGGTTGGCCCGACGCTACCGAGATGCAGCGCCGCCGGAGAAACGCGATGCGATGGTCACTGCGGCGAGCTCGTGGGCGCTCGTCGGTATTCTTGGCGGACTTCCGTTCCTCTTCATCGCGTGGACGATTCAGGTTGACCCGTTCCCTGTTTGGGCGAATACGCCGCCGATGGATTCGACGACGGCAATCTTTCTCCATCCGCTCGACGCCGTCTTCGAGAGCATGAGCGGCTTCACTGGGACGGGCCTGACGATGGCTGCCGTCGAAGAGAAACTGCCACGGTCGCTGCACTGGTGGCGGTCGCTCATCGAGTGGATTGGTGGCGTCGGTGTCATCGTCTTGACTGTCGCCATTCTCCGGCGAAATGGTGGCGGCGGATCGTATACACTGTACGAGAGCGAAGCGCGCTCGGAGAAGATCCATCCGAGTATCGTCACGACGGTCCAAGAGATTTGGAAGATTTTCGTCGGTCTCACCGTCGGTTCGATTCTCCTCTTCCTGCTCGCTGGAATGCCGCTTTGGGACGCTATCAACCACGGAATGACTGGTATTGCGACGGGCGGGTTCTCGGTGCATGCGGAGTCTATCGGGTACTACGACAGCCCGCTCATCGAGTACGCGACGGTCCCGATTATGGTCGCGGGCAGCATCGCGTTCCCGATTCACTACCTGTTGTTCAAGGGCGAGCTACGGAACTTCTACGCGGACCTCCAGACGCGGTGGGTGTTCCTCTGGTTTGCTGGTGGCTCACTCGCGCTAACTGGCATTCTGTACGCCAACGGCCAGTACGCGACGCTGGAGGAGACGTTCCGTGTGAGCCTGTTCCAGTTCGTGTCGGCGACGTCGAACACCGGCTTCGGGAGCGCAGCAGTCGGTGGCGGGACTGAACAGGTGTGGAGTGCTGGCGCGACGCTACTGACGTGTCTGGGGATGCTGACCGGCGGCGCGGCGGGGTCCACGACGAGCGGGCTCAAACTGATTCGCGTCGCCACGCTCATCAAGGGTACTGTCTGGCAGATTCAGGAAGTGTTCCGGCCGGACACGGCGATTCGATACCTCCGCATCGGTGAGCGCAAGCTCGGCGAGCAGCACGCCGAACGCGAATATACTGAGGCAACGGTCGTATTCGTTCTCTGGATTACGTTCTTGGCAATCGGCGTCGCTGTCCTCCTCCGCGTACTGTCTCCAGCCTACCCGTTGGAGTACGTCATCTTTGACGTGATGAGCGCGCAGAGCAACGTTGGGTTGGACTCCGGCATCACTGGGCCGGGAATGCCCGACACCGCGAAAGCGATGCTGATAATCAACATGTGGGTCGGCCGCTTGGAAATAATCCCTGTCGCAGTCCTTCTCGGGACGATATTCCGGCGGTTCAACCTCTACCAATAG
- a CDS encoding universal stress protein: MTPSDDTDLSDVRVAVSRPSSSSGTDPYLRDGPRIQTPDPIVVVPVTDELLDTHTGLNVRRFLQTAVAIAADNDGRVLLLGIETVPNEAALETVRRSVNTEQPIDDETTTAVKTVRERQTQLAEVANVARGLSPGVRISAAVRIVLDVTEGIMDVLGEEDETAVLLLRGTGLDEGWLLQRSTIERILADAECDVFVENLGVRGGENALYVPDVAEHTVASLAESDVGTIDSILVPVGAGPHAALATEAARAIARYTDASVTVLHVISPDASVEVRAESEDLLEFADYVLGSRVRTETVLREASNTTDTIVQEAKKHDFVAIGAPEKKSRLEQLVFQSARETISDLSEATILMAHDSDQTMRSLYYRWKRGIEAIDNENEPNN, from the coding sequence ATGACGCCGTCCGACGACACCGATCTATCAGACGTTCGGGTTGCCGTCTCACGCCCGTCTTCCAGCTCGGGAACGGATCCGTATCTCAGGGACGGACCGCGTATTCAAACACCAGACCCGATCGTAGTCGTGCCGGTTACCGACGAGTTGCTTGATACGCATACAGGACTCAACGTCAGGCGGTTCCTCCAGACGGCGGTTGCGATTGCGGCGGACAACGATGGTCGAGTACTGTTGCTCGGAATCGAGACGGTTCCGAACGAAGCAGCACTCGAAACCGTTCGCCGGTCCGTGAATACGGAGCAACCAATCGACGATGAGACGACGACCGCTGTCAAAACCGTCAGGGAACGGCAAACGCAGTTAGCGGAGGTTGCGAACGTGGCACGGGGACTTTCCCCGGGTGTTCGAATCAGTGCAGCTGTTCGGATTGTCCTAGATGTCACCGAAGGCATCATGGATGTTCTCGGCGAGGAGGATGAAACAGCCGTCTTGTTATTACGCGGAACCGGCCTCGACGAGGGCTGGTTACTGCAGCGAAGTACGATTGAGAGGATTCTAGCTGACGCTGAGTGTGACGTCTTCGTCGAAAATCTGGGGGTACGAGGCGGCGAAAATGCGTTGTATGTCCCGGACGTTGCGGAGCATACTGTTGCTTCGCTTGCCGAATCGGACGTGGGGACGATCGATTCGATATTGGTGCCTGTTGGTGCGGGTCCACACGCGGCTCTTGCTACAGAAGCAGCGCGCGCAATAGCACGTTATACCGATGCATCGGTTACTGTGCTTCACGTCATCTCGCCGGATGCATCTGTGGAGGTACGGGCTGAGAGTGAGGATCTGCTGGAGTTCGCTGACTACGTTCTCGGTTCGCGTGTGCGCACCGAAACGGTGCTCAGAGAAGCATCCAATACTACCGATACGATCGTCCAAGAAGCGAAAAAGCACGATTTCGTGGCCATTGGGGCTCCAGAGAAGAAATCCCGACTGGAGCAGTTAGTGTTCCAATCGGCACGGGAAACAATTTCAGATCTCAGTGAAGCGACGATTCTCATGGCACATGACTCTGATCAGACGATGCGTTCGCTCTACTACCGGTGGAAACGCGGCATCGAAGCTATTGACAACGAGAATGAGCCTAACAACTGA
- a CDS encoding potassium channel family protein — MYVIIIGAGRTGSTVIDLATQDDHEVVVIERDTELAEEVSATYDCMVINADGASKDILLEAGIEEADALISTTESDSVNLMITMFGKQYGVETLVSSINDPAHMELFEDLGVTIVESPHRLNGQYLYRAVQHPAIRDFMPIAGDAEIFEATVDEDAPIGGLSLIDADREDLLPEETIIVAIVRDDDLIIPEGETEIRAGDVVTIFARDGATNQITDAFTTS, encoded by the coding sequence ATGTACGTAATCATCATCGGCGCAGGCCGTACCGGAAGTACCGTCATCGACCTCGCAACCCAGGACGACCACGAGGTCGTCGTAATCGAACGCGACACCGAACTAGCTGAGGAGGTGAGTGCGACTTACGACTGCATGGTCATCAACGCGGATGGGGCGTCGAAAGATATCCTGCTTGAAGCTGGAATCGAGGAGGCTGACGCGCTCATTTCGACGACTGAGAGCGATTCAGTGAACCTCATGATTACCATGTTCGGCAAGCAGTATGGGGTCGAGACGCTCGTGAGCTCAATCAACGATCCCGCCCACATGGAACTGTTCGAAGATCTGGGGGTGACAATCGTTGAGAGTCCGCATCGGCTTAACGGCCAATATCTCTACCGAGCTGTCCAACACCCCGCAATTCGTGACTTCATGCCGATTGCTGGTGACGCCGAAATCTTCGAAGCGACAGTCGATGAGGACGCTCCAATCGGTGGCCTCAGCTTGATCGACGCTGATAGGGAAGATCTGCTGCCCGAAGAGACGATAATCGTGGCCATCGTCCGCGACGACGACCTCATCATTCCGGAGGGCGAGACTGAAATCCGGGCCGGTGACGTTGTCACGATTTTTGCTAGAGACGGAGCGACTAACCAGATTACAGACGCCTTCACGACCTCATGA
- a CDS encoding TrkH family potassium uptake protein, translated as MLVPLLVSLLYREWYNAVAFLSAAGITVLAGAAAYKLCEDAPEPKRYHAMIVAALGWLVTAAFGALPFVIAAYLTPPAVLESFVPAGASYQSSLLHFQNPLHALFESMSGYTTTGLTMSVHEPSVGHGFLWYRSQMQWIGGAGMIVLSLAILRQPHGTAGISLYQSEARSEKLRPSIVGTARAIWKIYVGITALVAVYLAAATFLVNPGYGIENTIFDAVNHAMTGQSTGGFSTLDDSIAGYGSYAMEVIHIPAMITGAISIPVYYGAVSERDLREFARDPQVRVMFGLFVVGVLGLAAFLARWVGVPYDGDPLAYMGRVATSQAFRDGLFQYISAQTTTGWQTSAIGDWNNGAVMVIVLGAMLLGGSAGATVGGIKILRGYIIARGISWEVSRVFLPSHAIDDLRIGQQTFKAAEANDEIRAATTFAFTYLIVLALSLFVLLAVLPSNFTLADAVFEVATAQGTVGLSSGITGPGMPVIAELLFIVQMWMGRLEIIPVLVLINSIFRS; from the coding sequence ATGCTGGTGCCGCTGCTGGTCTCGTTGCTCTATCGGGAGTGGTATAATGCAGTGGCGTTCCTCAGTGCTGCAGGAATTACTGTGCTTGCCGGTGCGGCCGCGTACAAGCTCTGTGAAGATGCGCCGGAACCGAAACGCTACCACGCGATGATCGTCGCGGCCCTTGGGTGGCTCGTCACGGCGGCGTTCGGTGCGCTGCCGTTCGTCATCGCGGCGTACCTTACGCCACCGGCCGTGCTCGAATCGTTCGTTCCAGCAGGGGCGAGCTATCAATCGAGTCTCCTCCACTTTCAGAACCCGCTGCACGCCCTCTTCGAGAGCATGAGCGGGTATACGACCACGGGCCTGACGATGAGTGTCCACGAACCCTCCGTGGGCCATGGATTCCTCTGGTACCGCTCACAGATGCAGTGGATCGGCGGTGCGGGGATGATCGTCCTTTCGTTGGCGATCCTTCGACAGCCTCACGGCACGGCGGGGATATCCCTGTACCAGTCCGAAGCACGCAGCGAGAAGCTCCGCCCGAGTATTGTGGGTACTGCGCGTGCGATCTGGAAGATCTACGTCGGTATCACCGCCCTCGTTGCCGTCTATCTCGCAGCGGCGACCTTCCTCGTCAATCCCGGCTACGGTATCGAAAACACGATCTTCGATGCGGTCAATCACGCGATGACTGGGCAGTCCACCGGCGGATTCAGTACCCTCGATGATTCCATCGCCGGCTACGGCTCCTACGCGATGGAGGTCATCCACATCCCGGCGATGATAACGGGCGCAATCTCGATTCCGGTCTACTACGGCGCGGTTTCCGAGCGCGACCTCCGTGAGTTCGCGCGAGACCCACAGGTCAGAGTGATGTTTGGCCTGTTCGTCGTCGGCGTCCTCGGCCTAGCGGCATTCCTCGCTCGCTGGGTCGGCGTTCCCTACGACGGTGACCCGCTCGCGTATATGGGGCGTGTTGCGACGAGCCAGGCGTTCCGTGACGGCCTCTTCCAGTACATTAGCGCGCAGACGACCACAGGCTGGCAGACATCTGCGATTGGTGACTGGAACAACGGTGCGGTCATGGTTATCGTCCTCGGAGCGATGCTACTCGGTGGGTCTGCGGGGGCGACCGTCGGCGGGATCAAGATTCTGCGCGGTTACATTATTGCGCGTGGGATTAGCTGGGAGGTCTCTCGGGTATTCCTACCCAGTCACGCCATCGACGACCTTCGGATTGGACAGCAGACGTTCAAGGCTGCCGAGGCCAACGACGAGATTCGCGCCGCGACGACCTTCGCGTTCACGTATCTCATCGTCCTCGCGCTGTCGCTGTTCGTACTGCTGGCAGTCCTCCCATCGAACTTCACACTCGCAGATGCGGTCTTCGAAGTAGCGACTGCACAGGGTACTGTCGGGCTCTCTTCAGGGATTACCGGTCCGGGGATGCCCGTCATCGCAGAACTACTGTTCATCGTACAGATGTGGATGGGGCGGCTCGAAATCATCCCCGTCCTCGTCCTGATTAACAGTATCTTCCGGAGCTAG
- a CDS encoding potassium channel family protein — protein MYIIIVGAGDIGSPLIDIATRSGNEVVVIERDTQKADEIASQYDCLVLNADATSMETLEDAGAERADAIISTTDQDATNVMVCLLATELEIPAITSVVHDAEHMNLFRQIGVNTIENPQHLIAGYLYRAVARPAIVDYMRIGEEAEVFEITVTGDAPIAGKTLTEAGEEGLLSDDVLIVAIEREGEDKPLTPRGSTRVKANDLLTVYSATGADPELTDIFGHYEDREV, from the coding sequence ATGTACATCATCATCGTTGGAGCGGGCGACATCGGGTCACCCCTTATTGACATCGCTACTCGGTCCGGAAACGAGGTCGTCGTTATCGAGCGGGATACACAGAAAGCCGACGAAATCGCCAGTCAGTACGACTGCTTGGTACTGAATGCGGACGCGACCTCGATGGAAACGCTGGAAGATGCCGGCGCTGAGCGCGCTGACGCCATCATTTCGACGACCGACCAGGACGCCACGAACGTCATGGTGTGCCTGCTCGCTACAGAGTTGGAGATACCAGCCATCACGTCGGTCGTTCACGATGCAGAGCACATGAACCTCTTCCGGCAAATCGGCGTGAATACGATTGAGAACCCGCAGCATCTCATCGCTGGCTACCTCTACCGAGCGGTCGCCAGACCAGCAATTGTCGATTACATGCGCATCGGCGAAGAAGCCGAAGTCTTCGAAATCACCGTCACCGGGGACGCGCCAATCGCTGGGAAAACACTCACCGAAGCGGGCGAGGAAGGACTGCTCTCAGACGATGTCCTAATCGTCGCCATCGAACGTGAGGGCGAAGACAAACCACTGACGCCCCGAGGAAGCACGCGAGTCAAGGCGAACGACCTGTTGACGGTCTATTCTGCGACCGGAGCAGATCCAGAGCTCACCGATATCTTCGGGCATTACGAAGACCGGGAAGTCTGA
- a CDS encoding universal stress protein — MSNSLFRRVVAPVATPDDAATTADALVPHVTGTDSTVVAVHVIEKAGGAPDKASVAQREQYASDVFDVFADGFEDTGLTLETDLRYGTDVAATIIDAAHDNDASAIVFTPRGGSRWRKLLTGDVTHKLVTESNVPILSLSDREVNEA; from the coding sequence ATGTCGAACTCGTTGTTCCGTCGCGTCGTTGCACCAGTCGCTACACCCGACGATGCGGCGACGACGGCCGACGCGCTCGTCCCGCACGTGACGGGCACGGATTCGACGGTCGTTGCCGTCCACGTCATCGAGAAAGCCGGCGGCGCGCCCGACAAAGCGTCCGTTGCGCAACGCGAGCAGTACGCGTCGGATGTCTTCGATGTCTTCGCCGACGGCTTCGAAGATACAGGATTGACGCTGGAAACGGACCTCCGGTACGGAACCGACGTCGCAGCGACGATTATCGACGCCGCCCACGACAACGACGCCAGCGCCATCGTCTTCACACCGCGCGGCGGGAGTCGCTGGCGCAAACTCCTGACGGGCGATGTCACCCACAAGCTCGTCACGGAGAGCAACGTCCCGATTCTAAGCCTTTCCGACCGCGAGGTGAACGAGGCGTGA
- a CDS encoding Lrp/AsnC family transcriptional regulator, protein MEYRVDEIDKRILYHLARDARNTTAAEIAEEMEVTAATIRNRIHQLEAEGVLRGYLADINYKSIEGRVTYQFSCTAPIPDRDRLAQAALEISGIVSVRELMTGKTNIAVTAVGSNTDDISRIAGELSDIGLEIEDESVVEGEYHQPYNPFGPDDVPVGPSLTDFMSLAGGAEVVEFTVSEGAEVTGLTIEEAVNEGLLADEMLVVGIERDGDILTPKGETKIETGDVISLFSKSGLEKEALEVFGTQ, encoded by the coding sequence ATGGAATATCGGGTCGATGAGATTGACAAGCGGATCCTCTATCATCTAGCGCGTGACGCCCGGAACACGACAGCCGCGGAGATTGCCGAGGAAATGGAGGTGACCGCGGCAACGATCCGGAACCGAATCCATCAACTCGAAGCGGAGGGCGTGCTGCGCGGATATCTGGCGGACATCAACTACAAATCTATCGAGGGACGCGTCACCTACCAGTTCAGCTGTACGGCCCCGATTCCCGACCGCGACCGACTTGCTCAAGCCGCACTAGAGATTTCTGGCATCGTGTCCGTCCGAGAGCTGATGACAGGAAAGACGAATATTGCAGTCACCGCGGTCGGGTCGAATACGGACGACATCAGCCGTATCGCGGGCGAACTCTCCGATATCGGGTTAGAGATTGAAGACGAGAGCGTCGTCGAAGGCGAGTACCATCAGCCGTACAACCCATTTGGCCCAGATGATGTCCCCGTCGGGCCGTCGCTCACGGATTTCATGAGTCTTGCTGGCGGCGCTGAGGTCGTCGAGTTCACGGTCTCAGAAGGCGCGGAAGTTACGGGGCTCACCATCGAGGAGGCAGTCAACGAGGGCCTGCTGGCTGATGAGATGTTGGTGGTTGGCATCGAACGCGACGGCGACATCCTAACACCGAAAGGCGAAACCAAAATTGAAACTGGCGATGTCATTTCACTATTCTCGAAATCCGGGCTGGAGAAAGAGGCGCTAGAAGTATTCGGCACCCAATAA
- a CDS encoding transcription initiation factor IIB has translation MATRDIYESGFDEDVRTESSANQCPECDGRVTTNAVETVCEDCGLVIDEQRIDHGPEWRAYDDEERERTGAPLTAARHDRGLSTEIGRGTDAKGNEISGQKRRRLARMRREQTRGRWRSKAERNLAHGLGEVRRLASALELSDSVRDQACQLFRSAQNEDLLRGRSIEAIAAASVYGACRCNGLSRLVDDVSEMARVAESRVTNAYKTLNEELGLPAEPVSPSMFVPRLASDLECPDEIRQRARTLAEQAEERGVTTGVHPAGFAAACLYKAGRKEGRWLTQSEAADVANASKATVRAHRDTLEEQVA, from the coding sequence ATGGCAACTAGAGACATCTACGAGAGCGGATTCGACGAGGACGTCCGAACGGAATCGAGTGCGAACCAGTGTCCCGAGTGCGACGGTCGAGTCACCACGAACGCGGTCGAAACGGTCTGCGAGGACTGTGGCCTGGTCATCGACGAACAGCGCATCGATCACGGGCCGGAGTGGCGGGCGTACGACGACGAGGAGCGCGAGCGAACGGGCGCTCCACTCACTGCGGCCCGCCACGATCGCGGCCTGTCGACGGAGATCGGTCGCGGCACCGACGCGAAGGGGAACGAGATCTCTGGGCAGAAGCGACGGCGACTCGCACGGATGCGCCGTGAACAGACCCGAGGGCGCTGGCGGTCGAAAGCGGAACGGAATCTCGCACACGGGTTGGGCGAGGTGCGTCGGTTGGCGAGTGCGCTCGAACTCTCTGATTCGGTCCGCGACCAAGCGTGTCAGCTCTTCCGGAGCGCCCAGAACGAGGATCTGCTTCGTGGCAGGTCCATCGAGGCCATCGCCGCGGCCAGCGTCTACGGGGCCTGCCGGTGCAACGGCCTCTCGCGGTTGGTGGATGACGTCAGCGAGATGGCCCGCGTCGCGGAGTCACGGGTTACGAACGCGTACAAAACGTTGAACGAGGAGCTGGGCCTCCCCGCTGAGCCCGTCTCCCCCAGCATGTTCGTGCCGCGCCTCGCCTCGGACCTCGAGTGTCCGGACGAGATCCGACAGCGGGCCCGAACGCTCGCGGAGCAGGCCGAGGAGCGCGGCGTCACGACGGGCGTCCATCCGGCCGGGTTCGCAGCGGCCTGCCTCTACAAGGCCGGTCGCAAGGAGGGGCGATGGCTGACGCAATCCGAGGCCGCGGACGTGGCGAACGCCTCGAAGGCGACTGTTCGGGCACACCGAGATACCTTAGAGGAGCAGGTGGCCTGA
- a CDS encoding DUF7563 family protein yields the protein MAECQNCGSHVTEVYVRVFTPDSVESPRVCPNCEDMTRGRDGVREQRS from the coding sequence ATGGCGGAATGTCAGAACTGCGGCAGCCATGTCACGGAGGTCTACGTTCGTGTATTTACTCCGGATTCCGTTGAGAGTCCCCGTGTATGTCCGAACTGTGAGGATATGACTCGTGGCCGTGATGGCGTCCGTGAACAACGATCGTAG
- a CDS encoding TATA-box-binding protein: protein MGVPVETIHVENVVASSDVGQELALDQLAIDLDGADYRPEDFPGVVYRLQEPKAAALIFRSGKVVCTGAKSVDDVHESLEIVFADLRELGVDVADSPAITVQNIVSSASLEQSLNLNAIAIGLGLEQVEYEPEQFPGLVYRLDDPDVVVLLFGSGKLVITGGNETEEAQQALIHVQDRLSELGLFD from the coding sequence ATGGGCGTGCCCGTGGAGACGATTCACGTCGAGAACGTCGTCGCGTCCAGTGATGTCGGCCAAGAACTCGCCCTCGACCAACTCGCTATTGATCTCGACGGCGCCGACTACAGGCCAGAGGACTTCCCCGGGGTCGTCTACCGCCTCCAGGAGCCGAAGGCAGCCGCGCTAATATTCCGCTCGGGGAAAGTCGTCTGCACCGGCGCCAAAAGCGTCGACGACGTCCACGAATCCCTCGAAATCGTCTTCGCCGACCTCCGTGAGTTAGGGGTCGACGTCGCCGATAGTCCGGCGATTACGGTGCAGAACATCGTCTCCAGTGCCAGTCTCGAGCAGTCGCTAAACTTGAACGCAATCGCAATCGGGCTGGGATTAGAGCAAGTCGAATACGAACCGGAACAGTTCCCCGGCCTCGTCTACCGCCTCGACGACCCCGACGTCGTCGTTCTTCTTTTCGGCAGTGGGAAGCTCGTCATTACTGGTGGGAACGAAACAGAAGAGGCCCAGCAAGCGCTCATCCACGTGCAGGACCGGCTTTCCGAACTCGGCCTATTTGACTAA
- a CDS encoding DUF7342 family protein: MPESSRDGVQSWTESMSARDRIRAVAETLREPRTVNWISEQADAAWSTTNEELQDLVDQGQLRRVEAGDTTRYQPDYTRLLFEEIRTLIKENTREELRSELAAITEEIEEWQATYDVETWEELEQSLADSDLASAELRERRDVIAFWRENKEDRRLIKHALELYSDVEAAREQMADMADRATS, translated from the coding sequence ATGCCCGAATCTTCGCGAGATGGGGTCCAGTCGTGGACTGAGTCGATGAGCGCCCGCGACCGCATTCGGGCGGTCGCCGAGACGCTTCGCGAACCGCGGACGGTCAACTGGATTAGCGAACAGGCCGACGCTGCCTGGAGTACGACCAACGAGGAACTCCAGGATCTCGTCGACCAGGGGCAGCTGCGTCGCGTCGAGGCCGGCGATACGACACGTTACCAGCCTGACTACACGCGTCTGCTCTTCGAGGAGATCCGTACGCTCATCAAGGAAAACACGCGCGAGGAGCTGCGGAGCGAATTGGCCGCGATCACCGAGGAGATCGAGGAGTGGCAGGCAACCTACGACGTTGAGACGTGGGAGGAGCTCGAACAGTCGCTCGCTGACAGCGACCTCGCAAGTGCGGAGCTGCGCGAGCGTCGCGACGTCATTGCGTTCTGGCGTGAGAACAAGGAGGATCGCCGCCTCATCAAGCACGCACTAGAACTCTACTCTGACGTCGAAGCCGCCCGCGAACAGATGGCCGACATGGCCGACCGCGCCACGAGCTAA
- a CDS encoding biosurfactant protein 1 — translation MYNRYSDFEELRPTGEASHIPDTRLDEGCEGDPRRQRVATSSGGYPDAPTVTDGECQSCGASVPDGQTKCRFCLTNHLDGDATSTNETASTTFLGIVHLVVESTTFYGAVAKGGAAANLLTANEAEPAVDDYTLIYDLDEAPARHLVEQWPSLPDAVQVSSAEGERLLSAAHDRTGWHGQEASERPEQAPTRLYDLRGDGIRGASRLDAVLDDAVDAVWLVPAMALTESTGEAGADRQESSVPTTQELDCQTCGGATDHQFKTHESVPDEAWTGQPIWECRVCGSARYGPSKAGYDSS, via the coding sequence ATGTACAACCGATATTCCGACTTTGAGGAACTGCGGCCGACCGGCGAGGCGTCCCACATTCCGGACACGAGGCTGGACGAGGGGTGTGAAGGTGACCCCCGGCGGCAACGCGTCGCGACGAGCTCTGGTGGCTACCCCGATGCGCCGACGGTAACCGATGGCGAGTGCCAGTCGTGTGGGGCGTCAGTCCCAGACGGCCAGACGAAATGCCGGTTCTGTCTCACCAACCATCTCGATGGTGACGCCACTAGCACGAACGAGACAGCGTCGACGACGTTCCTCGGCATCGTCCACCTGGTCGTCGAGTCGACCACGTTCTACGGCGCCGTGGCGAAGGGCGGCGCCGCGGCGAACCTCCTCACCGCCAATGAGGCGGAGCCGGCCGTCGACGACTACACGCTCATCTACGACCTCGACGAGGCGCCAGCGCGCCATCTGGTCGAGCAATGGCCCTCACTTCCCGACGCGGTACAGGTGTCGTCAGCGGAGGGTGAGCGGCTTCTCAGTGCCGCCCATGACCGGACTGGGTGGCACGGCCAAGAAGCGTCGGAGCGTCCGGAGCAGGCCCCGACGCGCCTCTACGACCTGCGTGGGGACGGCATCCGCGGCGCGTCGCGTCTCGACGCGGTCCTCGACGACGCCGTCGACGCGGTGTGGCTGGTTCCAGCGATGGCGCTGACCGAATCTACTGGCGAAGCTGGGGCTGATCGGCAAGAGTCGTCGGTACCGACGACGCAGGAACTCGACTGTCAAACCTGTGGAGGGGCGACCGACCATCAGTTCAAGACCCACGAGTCGGTCCCGGATGAAGCGTGGACGGGGCAACCGATCTGGGAGTGTCGGGTGTGTGGCTCGGCTCGCTACGGACCCAGCAAAGCGGGTTATGACTCGTCTTAA